The DNA region GCTGGACGCTGTACACCGAGCCGGTGCCGCAGTTGAAGGGCGTCACGGCCACGGGCAGTGCCGAGGCCAGCTACTACACGTGGGTGGACTGGTTCGACACGCTCGGCCTCGGCAAGAACACGCCGATCAACACCGGGAATGCGTCCGAGGGTCTGCTCGCACTGAAGGACGGCAAGTGGGTCGTGCTGCGCGTGCCCTATCCGCTCGGCTACTACACCAAGTGGATGGACGGTCGCATCGACGACCCCAACGCCGGCTGGAAGGGACGCGGCCTGTGGTCCACGGTGAGCACCCGCGCGCCGTTCCACATGGAAGGCGGCAAGGGCACGGCGCCGAAGATCGTCCGCTTCCAGTTGCGGCCGGACCCGCTCGCCAAGTGAGCGCAGCGTCACCCCTCGCGGAGACGTGGGCCATCGGCGCCCGCGTCTCCACCTACCTGCTGGCGGGTGTGCCTGCGGCGGCGCTCGACGGGTCGCCGTCGGGCAAGGGGCGCACCGTGCGTGACCTGTTCGCGCACATCCACGACGTGCGACTGCTGTGGCTCAAGGCGGCGCGGCCCGACCTGATGGAGGGCCTGGCGAAGATCGGGTCGGGCAGCACGGCCGATCACGCTGCACTGGCCGCGGCGCTCGACGCGTCAGCCGCCGCCATCGAACGGATGGTCGCCGAGGCGGCGGCGGGCGACGGGCGCGTCAAGGGGTTCAAGCCGCACGCGACGGCGTTTGTCGGCTACCTGTTGTCGCACGAAGCCCATCATCGCGGGCAGATCACGCAGGCGCTCCGGATTGCCGGCATGCCGCTCGACAAGAAGGTCTCGTTCGGGCTGTGGGAGTGGGGCGTGCGCTGAGCCCACGCCGCTCCGACGTGCGCGTCAGGGCAGCGCCTCGAGGCGACGCAGCACCTGCTGACGTCGCTCGTCCTTGCCCGCCACCGACAGGACCAGGTGGAGATCCTTCAGCACCGCCTTGGCGTTGAGGGCCGGGCCGACGCCGCCGTTGGCGAGTGGCTGATCCCAGTCGACGCGGCTGCCGACCTGTTGCAGGGTGTCGAGGAACCCATCGATCACTCGCGGGTCGGCATCGTCGCGACGCAACACCGAGGCGGCGGCCCTGGAGAGACGCTCGTCCTCGCCCCACTGGAACACCGTTGGCGCAGACGTGACGGTGATGGCGACGGCGTCGAGCAGCAGCCGTTGATGCGCCGTCGTCAGGAGCGGGTGGCGGCCGAGGAACTTCAGCAGGTCGGCCGTGTGTGCCGTGACGTGTACCCACCCCAGTCCGGGCTCGAAGCCCCGCCGGTCGGTGTTGGTCCGCAGTTGGTGCGACCCGAGGTCGACCAGCGCCGACACGGTGGAGGCGTCGAGGGCGTGCTGGCCGAGGTCGGCGGCCACCACGAGCGAGAGCCCGAGCGCGCTGAACGAGCGGTACAGCACCGCATCTCCGCCCTCGGGAACGGCACCGGCACGCAGCCCCGGCAACCACGCGGTCGCCAGGCGCTGGAGATCGGCATTGGACAGCCGCTTCTCGCGGACGACCCAGCGAGCGGTGATCCCGTAGCCACACCGGTCGCGCAGCACCGGGTCGGGATCCCCGAAATGACGTCCCAGTTCCAGCAGCAGGTCGACCGGCGCCTGCCCCAGCGGCACCGCGTACTCACTCTCGACGATGGCCGTCCAGAACGATCGGGGACGTCGGCCGGTGACGCCCGTCGCCACGCCCTGGGTCGCGCCGAGGCCACGCACCGACAACAGCACGCCCACGGCGGACAGGCCGGTGGCCAGCACGGCTCGCCGCCCCTGCCCCTCGATTGGCGCCATGCTCGCCTCCTACCTGATGACCGTGATCTCCCTGAACAGTACGGTCTGCGGCTCGTGGTGGTTCTGGATGCCGATGTAACCGACATCCGGTCGGCGGCCACGCACCGGCTCGTACGAGTGCTCGCGCGGCGGTACCGTCGAGCCTTCCACGAAGTCGTTCACGAGCACGCCATTGAGGCGCACCATCGTGCGAGGGCCGCGCAACTCGATCTCCATCGTGTTCCACTCGCCCACCGGCTTCTGCGGCTTGGCCAGGGCCGGACTCATCGAGTAGATCGCGCCGGTCGTGTGCCACGAGGTGCCGAACTTCTTCTGGTGCTCGGACAGCACGTAGTTGGACGGGAAATTCTCCAGGATCTGGATCTCGTAGCCGGTGTGCACCGCCTGCCACGCGTCCTTCGGCGGCTCGGGGATGCGCACGAAGATCCCGGAGTTGTCGTCGACCGTTGTCGTGCGATAGACGACGCGGATCACGCAGTCGCCGAACTTCTCGCCGGCGTAGTACAGCAACCCCATGCCGCCGACCGTCTTCAGCAGGCCGTTCTCGACGACGACCTGTCCGGCGCCGACGTGCGTCCAGCCCGTGAGGTCGCGCCCGTTGAACAGGGGGCGTTCCTCGGCATGGGTCACGTGGGCCGAGAGGGTCAGGGCCAGGGCGAGGACGACGCTGCGCATGCGCCGCACTTTACCGCAAGGCCCCGAGGCCGAGTCGCAGGCCGACGGCCGGATGACGAAGGCCGGCGACAGCCTACCGATTCGGCGGTATCGTGAACGGCGCATGCCTGGCCCGGTCCTCCCCCCACGCGCGGCCGACGCCGAACTCCACGCGCTGCTCGTGACGCTGGTGCTCGCCCTGTTCGTCGGGCCGCCGCTGACGCAGGCCGGCCTGGTGGGCCCGTGGCTGGTTCAGGTGCTGTTTGCGGCGATCGTCGCGGCCGGCGCGCTGGCCGTGGCACACCGGAGCCGCCCGGTGCTCCGCGTTGCCATGGCGGCGTTCGTCGCCGTCACGATGCTGGCCCGCTGGCAGCGGGACGCGGTCGGCACGCCGGGATGGCAGCTGGCCGACGCGGTGTGCTCGGCCCTGGCGATCGCCCTGTTCGCCGGAGTCATCCTCCGCCGGGTCTTCAGCGACGGCCCCATCACGCTGGGCCGGATCGAGGGGGCGGTGGCGGTCTACCTGCTGGTCGGCGTGCTCTGGGCCCTCCTCTACGAGGGCATCCTGCTGCGCGACCCGGGCGCCCTGGCGGTGGCGACCGGCCGCCCGGTGACCGAGTCCGACCTGAGCTACTACTCCTTCGTGACGCTCACCACCGTCGGCTACGGGGACGTCACGCCGGTGGCGCCCGTGGCCCGCTCCCTGGCGGTGATGGAAGCGCTGATCGGCCAGTTGTATCCGGCCGTCCTGATCGCGCGGCTGGTGTCGCTCGAGATCGCCCACCGCCCCCCGCGCACCTGAGGGAGCGGCCTCGACCTTGGTCAAGTTGCCCCAGTCGCAGCCCCCGCCGCAGGATTGGCGGATGAACATTTCCTTCCGTTCGTCGATTCTGGCCCTGTCGCTGACGATGGGCCTGGCGTTCACCGCATCCGCGCAGGACCAGTCGGCCTGGACGGCCGTGCAGCAGTTGCAGGCGGACCTCCGGGCGGACCGACAGGCCCTCGTCGCCGAGAACCTGCCGTTGTCGGACGGCGAGGCCCGGGCGTTCTGGCCGATGTACAAGGCCTACGTCGCGGAGCTCTCGAAGTCGGGCGACCGCAAGGCCAGCCTGATCGCGGCCTACGCGCAGAACTTCGACACGATGACCGACACCAAGGCCGACGCGTTCATGAAGGACTACCTGGCGATGGAGGCCGACCGCGTGAAAGTGCGCCAGAAGTACGCCAAGGAGGCCACCAAGGTCCTCGGCGCCCAGAAGGCGGCGCGCTGGATGCAGATCGAGACAAAGCTCGACACGATCGTGAACATGGGGATCGCCAGCGAGATCCCGCTCGTGCCGCTCAAGAAGTAGGCTGGTGCGCGTGAACGCCCGTCACCTGCTCCTGACCTTGGGCGCCAGCCTCCTGCTGGCGCCCGGCCTGCTCGCCCAACCCGCCGACGAGCCGCCGCCCACGGTCGGAGCCTCGTCGATCCTCTCGGCCACCGAGCTGCGTGGCCCGCATCACACCGTCGAGGAACGGGTGGCCACGCCGGGCTTCTTCCACGAGTTCACGATCACGTCCGAGTTCGGCACCTTCACCGCACTCGGCAAGCGTGAGCTCACGCGCTACGTCCGCGAGATCAACGCCCTGTACGAGCTCTCGCAGGTGTCCAAGTCGGACATCTTCATCGAGGCTGCCGGGCAATCGCTGGTCAACGTCGCCAAGGGCGCGACCAATGCGGTGACCAAGCCCGTGGACACGGCCAAGGGCGTCGGCAGCGGCCTGAAGCGCATGGGCACCAACCTCGGGCGCCGCAGCAAGCGGGCCGTCGACGAGATGGGCGACGACGATCCCGAGCTGTCCGAGGAGGAGAAGAAGGCCCAGGGCAGCGGCGCCACCAACGCCGCCTACGGCGTGCTCGGCGTCAACAGCGCGGTGCGCAAGTGGGCGGCGAAGGTGCAGGTCGACCCCTACACCACGAACCTCACCTTGAAGCAGGCCCTCGAGGGCATCGCGAAGGTGGACGCAGCCGGCAGCCTCACCACGAAGTTCGTGGTGCCCATCCCTCCGCTGGTCGGGCCTGCCGCCACCGTGGGAAACCTCGTGTGGTCGACCGACCCGGAAGAACTGCGGAAGATCAACGAGGCGCGTGCGAGGGAACTCGGCGTCACGTCCGATGACGCCAAGAAGTTCTTCCTGAACAACCGCCTCACGCTGACGATGCAGACCCGCCTGCTGGCGGCGCTGCACGCCGTCAAGCCCGGCAACGCGGCCGACTTCATCACGACCGTGACCGGCGCGCGCAGCGAGCGCGAGGCGCTCTTCTTCATCCACAGCGCCGAGATGCTGCAGGAACTCCACGCCAGGTCACCGGTGAAGGCCGTGCTGACCGACTCGCGGGCGCTCGTCGCCGTGACGCGCACCGGCGAGGGCGTCGCCCTGCTTCCCGTCGACTGGCTGCGCGAGACGAAGACGGCCGTTGCCACGATGACCGAGGCGGCGGCGCGGGCGCGCAAGGAACTCGGCGCGACGACCCTGCGCCTCCAGACCGAGGCCCACCTCACCGAGCGCGCGAAGGCCGCGTTCTCGGCGGCCGGGTGGACGATCTGACGTCTGACGTTTGACGTTTGACGTTTGACGTTTGACGTTTGACGTTTGACGTTTGACGTTTGACGTTGTCGGCAATCGGCAATCGGCAGTCGAGAATGCGATGGCCGGCCAGTCATCACGCTCGGCCGGCCCTTTTCGTTTGGGCGTGTCGCGGGCTTCGGCTACCCTCAGCGCCGGAGCCCCTCATGCGCCTTCCTGCCCTGCTGTTGCTCGGCCTCGCCCTTCAGGCCGCGCCCGTCGTGTCGCCGTCGCCGGCCTGGCAGGACGTGCCCGCCAGCGAGTGGCGCACGCTCTTCAACGGGCGCGATCTCTCGGGATGGACGGTCAAGCTCGCCCACCACGAGGTCGGTGACAACTACGCCGACACGTTCCGCGTCGAGGACGGCGTCATCGCCGTGCGCTACGACAAGTACGGCGACGACTTCGGGGCGCGCTTCGGTCACCTGTTCTTCGACGAGCCGTTCTCCTACTACGTGCTCTCGCTGGAGTACCGGATTCGTGGGTCGCAACAGAAGGGCGGGCCCTCGTACGCGCGCCTGAACAGCGGCGTGATGATCCACAGCCAGGCGCCTCGCACGATCCTGAAGGATCAGGACTGGCCCATCTCGGTCGAAGCGCAGTTCCTGGCCGGCAACCAGACCACGATGAACGTGTGCACGCCGGGCACCGAGATCTTCATGGGCGGCACGATGGTCAAGGCCCACTGCACCAACTCCTCGTCGCGCCGCTACGTCGAGGACGGCCAGTGGGTGTCGGTGCAGGTGGAAGTCCTCGGCAACGAACACGTCCGCCACTACATCGACGGGCAGTTGGTCCTCGCCTACGAGCGCCCGACGATCGGCGGCGGCGTGGCCACCGGCTTCGACCCCGCCGTGAAGGTCGACGGCACGCCGCTGGCCTCCGGCTACATCGGACTGCAGGCCGAGAGCCAGCCCGTCGAGTTCCGGAACATCCGCCTCCTCGACCTGTCCGGCTGCATGGACAAGGCGTCGCGCGCATACCGCCCCTGGTTCGTCCATGCCGACGCAGCGGCATGTCGCCGATAGGGGCCGAGCTCGCGCCGCGGGAACGAGCCACCTGCCGTAGGATTGGGCCGTGACCAACCTCATGCCTCGGCGTCACGCTCGCGCGGTGGCCATCCTGATCGGCCTGCTCGCCCTTGCGACGCTGTCGCCACTCGCCTTCGCGCAGCCGCCTGCAGCAGCCACGCAACCCGCCCCGGCCGCCGAGCCTTCCCTCGCCACCGATCGCCGGCTGGTGCAGCGCGTGCCGGAGGCCGAGCACGCCGAGCTGCGCCTGGCCAATCGCCTCATCGTGGTGTTCCGTGCAGCCATCCTGCCGCGCCGACCGAAGGAGCGCGTCGAGAGTGCCCTGCGGCGGCTGGATGCCCTGGTCGAGGACAACCTCACCGGCCCGGTGACGACGCGGACCTTCGCCGGGGCCACCGTGCTCGTCGTGGCGGGGCGCGACGCGTTCGCGCTGGTGCCTGACGACGTCGATGAGGGCGGCGCCGAGGACCTGCAGGCCCTCGCCCTCTCGACCGCCGCACAACTGGAACTCGCCCTCGCCGAAGCGGCCGAGGCGCGGACGCCCAGGCGGCTCCTCGTGGCCGGGCTCCGCACGCTGCTCGCGACCATCCTCCTGGCGCTCGCGCTGGTCGCCCTGCATCGCCTGCATCGCCTGGTGACGCGTCGCGCGTTCCTCGCCGCGCAGGCCGGGCTGGCGCGCACGCGGGTCGGCGACGGCCACATCGTGCGCAGTTCGCGGCTGTACGACGCGGTGCGTCGCGTGGCGCGCTTCATCGCGCTGGCCGTGGCGGCCTTCCTGATCTACGCCTGGCTGGCCTACACGCTGCAGCTGTTCCCCGTCACCCGTCCGTGGGGCGAGGCGCTCGGCGGCTACCTCGTCGCCACCGGCAAGAGCCTCGCGTGGGGCGCGGTACTGGCGCTGCCCGGCCTGTTCACGGCGGCGATCATCTTCCTTTGCGCGCGCTTCGCGGTGCGCCTCGTGACGCTGCTGTTCAACGCCATCGAGCAGGATCGACTCAAGGTGACCGCCTTGAGCGGCCCGCGCGCCGCGCCGACGCGGCGCCTGGTCACGACCTTGATCTGGCTGTTCGCCGTGGTGGTCGCGTACCCCTACCTGCCCGGGAGCAACACGGAGGCCTTCAAGGGCGTGAGCGTGTTCGTCGGCCTGGTCGTCTCGCTCGGCTCGAGCGGCATCGTCAGCCAGTACATGAGCGGCTTCATGCTGACCTACAGCGACGCGCTCGCGCCCGGCGAGTACGTGCGCGCCGGCGACGTCGAGGGCACCGTGCGATCGCTCGGCATGCTGTCGACCAAGATCGTGACGCCGCGCAACGAGGAGGTCACGATCCCGAACGCGGTCATGATCGCCGGGACGACGACCAACTACTCGCGACGCGCGGCGCAGGGCGTGCTGGCCCCTGCCGTGGTCACCATCGGGTACGACACGCCGTGGCGCCAGGTGGAGGCGATGCTGCTGCTCGCCGCCTCGCGCACGCCGGGCCTGCGCGCCGTGCCGGCGCCCGAGGTGTGGCAGACGGCGCTCGCGGACTTCTACATCGAGTACACGCTCCTGGTGTGCGTGGACGACCCGACCGCCCGCGTCGTGGTGCTGTCGCGCCTGCACGCCGAGATCCAGGACGCCTTCAACGAACACGGCGTCCAGATCATGTCGCCCCACTACGTGCTCGATCCGAAGGCAGCCAAGGTGGTGCCCCCGTCCCAGTGGTATCCGGCCCCGGCCAGGCGCCCCGACGAGGGCGCCTGAGCGGGCGACGGCACGCGGCGTCCGCGGCGCGACTCAGACGGCGGCCGCTTCCTCGACGGGCGCGACCTGCCATGCGCGCAGTTGCGCGAACAGGCGCGCCTGCTGCGCGAACAGGTCGTGGTTCACCGCGGCTGCGCCCGCCCCCTGCGGCGCCTTGAGGTAGAACGACAGCCACTCCTGCACGCCCGACGAACCGGCCCGGTGGGCCAGGTCGAGGAACAGCGCGAGGTCGAGCACGATCGGTGCGGCCAGGATCGAGTCGCGGCACAGGAAGTCGACCTTGATCTGCATCGGGTAGCCGAGCCAGCCGAAGATGTCGAGGTTGTCCCAGCCTTCCTTGTCGTCACCACGCGGCGGGTAGTAGTTGATGCGCACCACGTGGTCGAGACGGCCGTACAGATCCGGGTAGGTCCCGGGCTCGAGGATGCTGTCGAGCACGCCGAGCTTGGAGACTTCCTTGGACTTGAAGTTCTCGGGGGCATCGAGCACTTCCCCGTCGCGGTTGCCGAGGATGTTCGTCGAGTACCAGCCTCGCAGGCCGAGCATCCGCGCCTTGATGCCCGGCGCGAGGAGCGTCTTCATCCACGTCTGGCCCGTCTTGAAGTCCTTCCCGGCGACGGGGACGCCACGGACCTGCGCGAGCTCGGTCATGCACGGCAGGTCGAGCGTGAGGTTCGGCGCGCCGTTGGCGAAGGGCACGCCCGCCATCAGCGCGGCATACGCGTAGATCTGGCTCGGCGCGATGGCCGGATCGTTGGTCTTCAGCCCCTGCTCGAAGGTCGCGACCGAGGCGTGCACCGGCGCAGGCGCCGACCAGGCTTCCGTCGAGCCGCACCAGACCATCACCAACCGGTCGCAGCGGTGGCGCACCTTGAAGTCGGCCATGTCGTCCATCAGGGCGTGCGCCTGGTCCCACTTCGAGGCGAGCGGCTTGACGTTGGGGCCATCCAGCCGGGAGACCCAGCGGCGGTCGAAGACGGCCGGCATCGTCACGATGCGCGCCAGCTCGTCGGCGATCGGGTCGATGTCGGCCGCGGCGAGCACGCGGGCCGTGCGGGCCGCGTCCAGTGCCGTCGTGGAGATGGGATCCCAGCCCCCGAACACGAGATCGTCGAGCGTGGCGAGAGGCACCGCGTCGCGCACGAAGCGCCGGTCGGCGGTGTCGGTCGCGGGCAGGTGCGCGAGCTGGCTCAGCGAGCCGATCGGGACGGCGCGCCCCTGGCGCGCGGCGATCACGCCAGCCATGAACGTCGAGGCCACGGCGCCGAGGCCTGGGGTGAGCACGCCGAGGCGGCCGGTCGGGGGAGTCGGATGGGACGTCGTCATGCCCACCGACCATAAGCAGATATTCACGACATGGCACTTCGGTGAAGCAACGCTGAACTATCATCAAGCGATGCTTCCCGACCTCTCGATTCGCCAGCTCGAGTACCTGGTCGCCGTCGACGAGACCGCCACGTGGGCACAGGCCGCGGCGACCGTCGGGGTGAGCGCGTCGGCGTTGTCGCAGGGCCTGGCGGAGCTCGAGCGGCGCCTCGGCGTGCCGCTCTTCGATCGGGAGTCACGCCGGCGGCAGCTGCGACCCGCGGCCGCGCCCGTGCTCGCGCACGCGCGACAGGTGCTCGGCCTCACCGGCGACCTGGCGCGCTGGGCCGACCGGGTGCGACGGGGCGTGGCCGGCCGGGTCCGGCTGGGGATGATCGATGCGGCCGCCGTCGTGCACTTCCCCGATCACCTCCAGGCCTTCCGCGCGGCACATCCGGAGATCGAGTTGCTGCTGCGCGTGGCGCCGTCGGCGACGCTCTTCAAGCTGCTGGCCGCCGGCCACGTAGATCTGGTGGTCGGCGTGGCGCCGCCGCGGCCGCCGTCCCACTGCACGATGACGGCGGTGCGCACCGAGACCCTGTCGGTCTACGGGCCACCCGGCCGCACCGTGGGGCGGCCGGCGTCCTGGGGCCCATGGGTGCTCTTCCCCGCCGGTTCGCACACGCGGGCCCTCGTGGTCGCCGAACTGCGCCGCCTCGGCGCGCCACTCGAGGTCGTCGCCGAGAGCCACCAACCGGAGGTCCTGCGCGAGATGGTCAGGCTGGGCGCCGGATGGACCGTCCTGCCGGCTGCGCAGGCCGAGGACGGGCATCGCCCGCTGCAGGGGGGACGAGCGCTCGTGACGCGGCAACTGGTGCTGGCCACGCGCGACAGCGCGGCGCCCGACCCCGCCGTGGCGCTGCTCGCCACGCGGCTGCAACAGGACCGCCCCGGTCGCCCCCGGCGAGGCAGGCCCGGGGTACGCCCGGGAGTGTAGACTCGCCGGTTGGGATGAGCACCTCGTACAAGGACCTCGTCAGCCAGCTCCGATCCGCCTTCCCCGCGCCCGTCTCCGACCGCCTGCACGACGCGTACTTCGTGTTCTCGTGCCTGCGCGCGCTCGACCAGGTGGACGCGCTCAAGTCGGCGGCCCCGATGCTGGGGACGCCCGTCACGCTGGACTACGACGCCGCGCGGCGACGGCGGGTCGGCGAGCACCCGATGACCCTCGAGGCGGTCACGAGCGAGCTCGTGCAGTACCTGTCGGGCATGTTCATCTGGGGGCATCCGCGCGCCCAGATCAACGTCGTGCCGCCGCCCACGATCCCCAGCATCATCGGTGGACTGCTGCCCTCGATCTACAACCCGAACCTGGTGAGCGACGAGTCGTCGCGGCAGGTGTCGATCGCGGAGGTCGAGGCCATCGCGATGACTGCCGGGCTGGTCGGCTACGACCCGGCGGTCGCCGACGGGGTGTTCACCTTCGGCGGCACGGGCACGCTGATGTACGCCGGCAAGATCGGCCTCGAGAAGGCGATGCCCGGCGTGCGCGAGTCGGGGCTGCGCGAGCCGGCCGTGCTGGTGTGTTCCGATCGCGCCCACTACGCGAACCTCACCGTGGCCAACTGGCTCGGGCTCGGCGAGGCGCAGGTCGTGAAGGTGCCCTCGACCGACGACAACGAGATCCGCATCGACGCCTACACGCGGGAGCTCACGTCGCTGGTCGATGCCGGCGCGCGCATCGCGTGCATCGTCGCCACCATGGGCACGACCGACGCCTTCGGGCTCGACGACCTGGCCGCCATGGTGCGGGTGCGCGACGAGCTCGTGCAGTCGCGCGGGCTCGACTACGTGCCCCACGTGCACGCCGACGCCGTCATCGGCTGGGCGTGGAGCGTGTTCAACGACTACGACTTCGACGGCAACCCGCTCGGGTTCCGCCACCGCACCGTGCGTGCGCTGGCCGGCACGGCCCGCCGCATCCGGCACCTCGGCCTGGCCGACTCGCTCGGCGTCGACTACCACAAGACCGGATTCACGCCCTACATCTCGAGCGCGGTGCTGGTGAAGGACGGGCGCGACCTCACCCGCCTGGCGCGACGCGAGGAAGACACGCCCTACATCTTCCAGTCGGGCGAGCGGCACCCGGGCAGGTACACCATCGAGACTTCGCGGGCCGGCAGCGGCCCGCTGGCGGCGCTGGCCAACCTGCGGCTGTTCGGCCGGCAGGGACTGCAGGCGCTGCTCGGTCACCTGGTGGCCATGGCGGAGGAACTGCGCGAGCAGCTCGAGGGCCATCCGTCCACCACGGTGCTCAACGGCGACAACTTCGGGCCGGTGACCCTGTTCCGGGTGTATCCCGACGACGTGGACACGTTCGCGATGCCGGAACAGGAGCGGCGCGACCCGGCGTATCGCGAGCGCTTGCTGGCCCACAACGCGTACAACCGACGGGTCTTCGAGTTGATTCAGGCCGATGCGCTGCAGGGGGTCGGCGTGGTGATCTCGCTGACCGACTGCTACCGCGAGAGCGAGTACGGCGAACCCATCGTGGCGCTCAAGTCCTACATCCTGAGCCCGTTCTCCGACGAGGCGCAGGTGCACGCGGTGCTCGACTCGATCGCCAAGGCACGCCGCGCCATCGCCGCCGGCGCCTGAACCTCCGCCACTCGGCGGCGGCTACTCGAACTCGAGTCCTTCGTGCGCGAGCACGATGGTCTCGATGGCGACCGCCCCGTCGATCGTCGAGAGGTGCGGTCCCTCCCATCGGGTGATCCAGGCCTGTCGGAGCGTCCACGCGCCGACGGGATTGCGGTCCTCGTCGAGCAGCACGATGCGGACGGTGCGGCGCTGCACCTGGCCGTCGAGGCCGGTCCTGAACCACTGCCACATGTCGCGGTCGGCCGTGAATCCGCGCTTCAGGGTCACGTCGCCGAACTTCCGCAGGCCGGGGAGCTTGCGGGCGTGGGCCCGGTCACCGCCCTCGCGATAGTCGAACGGCTCGATCTCGGCGGCCAGCCCGGACACCTCCGTGAAGCCGGCCGGCGTGGCGCCGTCGATCTCGACGAGGAACTTGAAGTTGGCGTAGGGATCCTGTCGGCTCATGCCTGCCATTAACGCGACACGGGCCTCCGGCGCACACGGGCGGGGGGCAGGCAGGTTCGCCGTGACGCGCCGCCACGACGACGCCTCAGGCATGACGTAGAATACGGCCTCGGTTCCCACCGGGCACGAGCCGAGAGGCCGACACGGTCAAGACGGCTCGTGATGGCCGCGCCGGGGACGCAAGGACGAACGTCGGAGCTCCTCACATATGTCGCCGGACACCGCGAGGGTCGTCTTGGCACCTTCCCGAGAGACGGCCGCGGAACGTGTCGAGTTCGAGACGTTGATCTCGGACATCTCGGCGCGGCTGATCGCCGCGGCGCCGGAGCGGGTCGAGCCGGCCATCAAGGCCGCGCTCGAAGACGTCCGGACCTTCTTCCAGGCCGACCGCTGCGCCTTCGTGCGGGTCGAGGCTGACCAGACGTTCGCCAACGTGGCGTACGGCGCGTACGCCGAGGGACTGCCCTCCCTTCCGACCGACCTGAACCTGGTCCAGGCGTTTCCCTGGGCTCGTCACAAGCTCCTCGTGGAGCGCGTCCCGGCGGTCGTCCGCCGGCTGGCCGATCTCCCGCCCGAGGCGGCAATCGACCGCGCGAGCTGGGACCAGCATTCCCCCATTCGTTCGCACCTCGCGGTTCCGATCCCCGGGGAACCGGCGGTACGCCACATCGTGGCGATCCACTGGGCGGCGCGCGAGTGCCAGTTCCCGGACTCGTGCGTGCCGCGCCTTCGCGTGCTCGGCGAGATGATCGTCAACGCGCTGCGACGCAAGCAGGCCTTCGACGACCTGCGGGCGAGCGAGGAGCGACTTGATCTCGCTGCCGCCTC from Luteitalea sp. TBR-22 includes:
- a CDS encoding pyridoxal-dependent decarboxylase, producing MSTSYKDLVSQLRSAFPAPVSDRLHDAYFVFSCLRALDQVDALKSAAPMLGTPVTLDYDAARRRRVGEHPMTLEAVTSELVQYLSGMFIWGHPRAQINVVPPPTIPSIIGGLLPSIYNPNLVSDESSRQVSIAEVEAIAMTAGLVGYDPAVADGVFTFGGTGTLMYAGKIGLEKAMPGVRESGLREPAVLVCSDRAHYANLTVANWLGLGEAQVVKVPSTDDNEIRIDAYTRELTSLVDAGARIACIVATMGTTDAFGLDDLAAMVRVRDELVQSRGLDYVPHVHADAVIGWAWSVFNDYDFDGNPLGFRHRTVRALAGTARRIRHLGLADSLGVDYHKTGFTPYISSAVLVKDGRDLTRLARREEDTPYIFQSGERHPGRYTIETSRAGSGPLAALANLRLFGRQGLQALLGHLVAMAEELREQLEGHPSTTVLNGDNFGPVTLFRVYPDDVDTFAMPEQERRDPAYRERLLAHNAYNRRVFELIQADALQGVGVVISLTDCYRESEYGEPIVALKSYILSPFSDEAQVHAVLDSIAKARRAIAAGA
- a CDS encoding phage tail protein gives rise to the protein MSRQDPYANFKFLVEIDGATPAGFTEVSGLAAEIEPFDYREGGDRAHARKLPGLRKFGDVTLKRGFTADRDMWQWFRTGLDGQVQRRTVRIVLLDEDRNPVGAWTLRQAWITRWEGPHLSTIDGAVAIETIVLAHEGLEFE